In Chitinophaga oryzae, the sequence GATAACAATACCCTGTTCTTTCCCGGGAATACTTCCAGGAAATCCACCTTACCGGTATAGATAATCTCCCCTCCGTCCAGGAACTGCCTATAGGTATCGTCCATTTTACTGCAGGCTGTCAGTAGCAATACCATCGCCGGCAGCAGCCACCGGGCTTTTATATTTTTCATGATAACTGTTTTGATTATTTTTTGATTTGTCCCCAGATAGCGATTTCACTGATGTGAAGATGCCCGATAATACCGTCAACAGCCGCCCAGCTATCGATGTGTTTCCAGGCAATGTACCGTACCGCCGGCGCACCGATCGGCAGTTCATACTCCTGCCCCGCCGCGGCAGCATCGATGTCTTCGTTGGAATTCTGGCCCAGTGGCAAGCCGGAAGGCTTCTCCATGACCTGATGGTCCAGCTTCACCCAGCTGTTCACATCTGTGGGGGTATTGGTGCCCCACAATTCCCATTCATGCGGATTGCCATGGTTGTAGATATAGGCCGCCTGCCGCTGCCAGATCTTGTAGCGGCTGATCACCGCCTTTACGCCAAGGTCTATCGGTATCCAGACAGGCACATCTTTGTTTTCCGTGGTATGATACCCTTCGTTGCCAATGATGCCGTTCCACATGTTATCAATGGGCCAGGATGACAGGTTGCCCGGCTCTACGATCTGTACGCCGGGCGTTTTCGGCAATGGCGCCACCTGCGGTATGGGATACTTTTTCTTCATAGCGCTGGCGAACTTCGACTTGTCCAGCTCTTCTTCGTATATAGGTGTCAGTTCAAACCGGAGGGTATCGCTTTTATTGTCCCAGCGGTCTCTGATATAGATGCCGAACTGCTGCTTCACCGGCTGCAGCCCGCGCACGGTGAAT encodes:
- a CDS encoding DUF5000 domain-containing lipoprotein, which translates into the protein MKRFHILLCIMLATLSACKQDHIGPISGDKTPPNPIRNPTAVAMAGAAEISYSLPDDQNLSYVRAEFEINGVKKEAKSSYFRRSVRVEGFGDTAEHTVTLYAVSRAEVASSPVQIKVKPLPPAIWKVYKSLEVAEAFGGLQVKFSNEDKGKIVIVTLLYDPAAREWRNVNNFYYGLDSGKFTVRGLQPVKQQFGIYIRDRWDNKSDTLRFELTPIYEEELDKSKFASAMKKKYPIPQVAPLPKTPGVQIVEPGNLSSWPIDNMWNGIIGNEGYHTTENKDVPVWIPIDLGVKAVISRYKIWQRQAAYIYNHGNPHEWELWGTNTPTDVNSWVKLDHQVMEKPSGLPLGQNSNEDIDAAAAGQEYELPIGAPAVRYIAWKHIDSWAAVDGIIGHLHISEIAIWGQIKK